The genomic DNA CGTATGCCTCTTTGTGACCCGGATGTCGTTGTAAACTCCCCAGGATGCGCATGGGGCGAGGCGGGAAAACGGCATGGCTCTGCCTGCTTGAACGTCCAACCCCCTGTCTGGATCACCTCCTATGCTGAGCCTCGTGCGCATCGCATTGCTGCGCCCCTATACCTTTCTGGTATTGGCCATTTTCATCTTGATCATCGGCCCGTTGGCGGCATGGCGCACGCCGACCGACATCTTTCCCGAAATCCGCATTCCGGTCATTGCCGTGATCTGGCAGTACACCGGTTTGCCGCCTGACCAGATGGCCGGGCGTATCACTTCGCCGTTCGAGCGGGTGCTGACCACCACCGTGAACGACATCCGCCACATTGAAGCGCAGTCGATGAACGGCTACGGGATTGTGAAGATCTTCTTCCAGCCCGGCGTCAACATCAGCACGGCCAACGCCCAGGTGACCTCGGTGTCCCAGGCGATCCTGCGGCAGTTGCCGCCCAGTACCGTGCCGCCGCTGGTGCTCAACTACAGCGCCTCCACGGTACCGATTGTGCAGTTGGCGCTGTCGGGTCCGGGCCTGAGCGAACAACGCTTGGGTGACATCGGCCTGAACCAGGTGCGCCTGATGCTCACCAGCGTGCCGGGCGCGGCGCTGCCATACCCGTTCGGTGGCAAGAGCCGCCAGGTGCAGATCGACCTCGATTCGGCGCGCATGCAGGCCCGCGGCCTGTCGGCGCAGGACGTGGCCACCGCGCTGGCGACCCAGAACCTCATCACGCCGGTGGGCACGCAGAAAATCGGCAGCTACGAATTCAACCTGCAACTGAACAACGCGCCGTCGGACTTCCACGACCTGGAAAACCTGCCGATCAAGACCGCCGACGGCACCACGGTGCTGATCCGCGACGTGGCCACCGTGCGCGACGGCAACCCGCCGCAGACCAACATCGTGCATGTGAACGGCAACCGCTCGGTGTTGCTGCCGGTGCTCAAGACCGGCTCGGCCTCGACTCTGGGGGTGATTGCCGGGATCAAGGACAAGATCGCCGACAACAAGGCCGCATTGCCGCCCAACCTGAATATCGACCTGATCGGCGACCAGTCGCTGTTCGTGCGTTCGGCCATCAGCGGCGTGGCCCGCGAGGGCCTGATCGCCGCGGCGCTGACCAGCCTGATGATCCTGCTGTTCCTCGGCAGTTGGCGCTCCACGGTGATCATCGCCACCTCGATTCCGCTGGCGATTCTCGCCTCGATTGCCACGCTGTCGGCCCTCGGCGAAACCCTCAACATCATGACCCTCGGCGGCCTGGCCCTGGCGGTGGGGATTTTGGTGGACGATGCCACGGTGACCATCGAAAACATTAACTGGCACCTGGAGCAGGGCAAGCCGGTGCAGACGGCGATCCTCGACGGCGCGGCGCAAATCGTGACCCCGGCGTTCGTGTCGCTGCTGTGTATCTGCATCGTGTTCGTGCCGATGTTCTTCCTCGACGGCGTGGCGCGGTTCCTGTTCGTGCCGATGGCCGAAGCGGTGATTTTCGCGATGATTGCCTCGTTCATCCTCTCGCGGACGTTGGTGCCCACCCTCGCCAATTACTTGCTCAAACCCCATGTGCACGACGAACACGGGCCGGCGCCCACGCGCAACCCGCTGGTGAGGTTCCAGCGCGGGTTCGAACGGCGTTTCGAAGCGTTTCGCGAGCGCTATCACAGGGTGCTGGACAGCGCCTTGCACCACCGCCGCACGGTGGTGATCGGCCTGCTGGCGTTTGTCGCGGTGTCGTTTGCACTGGTGCCGTTCCTGGGGCGCAACTTCTTCCCTGAAGTGGATTCCGGCCTGATTCTGCTGCACGTTCGGGCCCCCGTGGGCACGCGGGTAGAAAGCAATGCGCACCTGATCGCCGAGATTGAAAACTCGATCCGCCGCAAGGTCCCGGCGGATGAACTCAAGGCCCTGGTCGACAACATCGGCCTGTCCATCAGCGGCATCAACGTGGTGTACAACAACACCGGCACCGTGGGTTCCCAGGACAGCGACATCCAGATCAGCCTGAATGAAGGCCATCGCCCGACCGCCGAGTACATGCGCGAATTGCGCGAAACCCTGCCACGGGAATTCCCGAGTGCGGTGTTCTCGTTCCCCGCCTCGGACATCGTCGGGCAGATTCTCAACTTCGGTTCTTCGGCGCCGATCGACCTGCAAATCACCGGCAATAACCTGGCGGCCAACTTCACCTATGCCAACGCGTTGCTGCGTGACATTCGCCGGGTGCCGGGGGTGGTGGACGCGCGCATCCAGCAGTCGCGACAGTTGCCCACCTTCAACATCGACGTGGACCGCACCCGCGCGCAACTGGTCGGCCTGACCGAGCGCGATGTGACCAACAGCCTGGTGGTCAACCTCGCCGGTTCCAGCCAGGTGGCGCCGACGTTTTGGCTGAACCCGGCCAACGGCATCTCTTACCCGATCGTGATGCAAACCCCGCAATACAGCCTGGAAAGCCTGGCGGCGTTGCACAACCTGCCGCTGAGCGGCGGCAGCGGGGCGGCGCCGGACCAGACTCTGGGCGGCCTGGCGAATATCCAGCGCAGCCACAGCAACTCGGTGTTCAGCCAGTCGGATATCCAGCCGGTGGTCGAGGTGCTGACCGCGATTCAGGACCGTGACCTGGGCGGCGTATCTGCCGATATCCAGAAGATCATCGCCGCCCACGCCGGTGAAGTGCCGACCGGTTCCAAAGTGATTTTGCAGGGCCAGGTGCAAACCATGAACGCGGCCTTCAGCGGCTTGCTGTTCGGCCTGCTCGGCGCCGTGGTGCTGATTTACCTGCTGATCGTGGTCAACTTCCAGTCCTGGGCCGACCCGTTTGTGATCATCACCGCGTTGCCGGCGGCGCTGGCGGGCATTGTGTGGATGCTGTTTGTAACCCACACGCCACTGTCGGTGCCGGCGCTGACGGGGGCGATCATGTGCATGGGCGTGGCCACTGCCAACGCCATCCTCGTGGTGAGTTTCTGCCGCGAACGCCTGGCGGCACACGGCAATGCGGTGCAGGCCGCGCTCGAGGCCGGCTTCACCCGGTTGCGACCGGTGTTGATGACTGCCATCTCGATGATCATCGGCATGGCGCCCATGGCCCTGGGCCTGGGGGAGGGCGGTGAACAGAACGCGCCGCTCGGCCGTGCGGTGATCGGCGGCCTGACCTTCGCCACCATCGCCAGCCTGATTCTGGTTCCACTGATTTTCAGCCTTGTGCACGGGCGTCGCCAACACGCGCCGCTTGCGACCACCGTTACCGTAGGGGTTTGACATGTCCGTTTCCCATTCTCAACCGAAGCCTTCCCGTGGCCTGCTCTGGCTCTTTGTGGGCGGGGTGGTCGTGGTTGTCATCGTCGGTGTCGGCCTCGGCGTGCGCGCCAGCGAATCCCGTGACCTCAAGACCTGGACCGACGCCCAGGCGCTCCCCAGCGTCAACCTGATCAAGCCGCTGGTGCAGGCCCAGGGGCCAGTGCTCAACCTGCCGGGGCGCATGGAGGCCTACTCCCGCGCGTCGATTTTTGCCCGGGTCAACGGCTACCTGAAAGCCTGGAATGTCGACATCGGCACCCGCGTCAAAGCCGGGCAGGTACTGGCCGAGATCGACACCCCGGAACTCGACCAGCAACTGCTGCAAGCCCGCGCCACCCTGGCCTCGGCCCAGGCCAACGCGGCCCTTGCGCAAACCACCGCCAAACGCTGGCAGGCCATGCTGGTGAATGATTCGGTGTCGCGCCAGGACGTGGATGAACGCACCGGCGACCTGACCGCCAAGCTGGCCCAGGTGGCGGCGGCCAAGGCCAATGTCGAGCAACTGGTTGCCACCAAAGGCTTCCAGCATCTGGTAGCGCCATTTGCCGGTGTGGTCACGGCGCGCAGCACGGACGTGGGCGCCTTGATCAGCGCCGGTGGGGCGGCCGGCAAAGAGCTGTTTGCCGTGGCCGATGTCAGCCGCCTGCGCGTGTACGTGCAGGTGCCGCAAACCTTCTCGCCGCAGATTCGCGAAGGCACCACCGCGCGTTTGAGCGTGCCGGAATACCGTGGCGAAACCTTTACCGGCAAGGTGATCGCCACCGCCGATGCGGTCAACGCCGCCTCCGGCAGCACGCTGGTGCAATTGCTGGTGGACAACCCCGGTGGCCGTCTGCTGCCGGGTGGCTACACCAGCGTGCAGTTCGACCTGCCGGTGCAGGCCGATGTGCTGCGCATTCCGTCCAGCGCGCTGGTGTTCGATGACAAGGGCATGCGCGTCGCCACCCTGGACGAGCAGAACCACGTGCACTTCAAAACCATCAGCATCGCTCGCGATTTCGGCGACAGCGTAGAGATTGCCAGCGGCCTGCAGGCCGCCGACCGCGTGATCGACACACCGCCCGATGGCCTGGCCGATGATGATTCGGTGCAACTCGCCGTCGCCGCGAATGAGGTCAAACCCCATGGCTAAGCGCACCGTGCTGGGGCTGCTCGCCACCTTGAGCCTGGGTGCCTGTTCGCTGGCGCCGCCGCTCAAGGTGCCGCCCACCCCGATTGCCGCGCAGTTCCACACCCAGGGGCCGTGGACCGTCGGCACGCCGAATGATCAGGCCAACCGTGATGGCTGGTGGCGCATCTACAACGACCCGCAACTGGACGCGATGCAGCAGGAACTGCTGAAAAACAACGCCGACCTGAGCGCGGCGCTGGCCCACTATCAACAGTCCCAGGGCTTTGAGGCGCAGGCGCGCTCCGGGTTGTTTCCCAAGATTTCAGCACTTGGCAATGGCCAGCGGATTCGCCAGTCGGATAACCGGCCATTGCGTTCGGCGACCTCGCCAGACATCTACAACTCGGCCACATTGGGCCTTGAGGTGGACTATGAAGTCGACCTGTGGGGCCGCGTGCGCGACACCGTTGCCGCCGGTACCAGTGATTCCGAAGCCGCCAAGGCTGACCTGGCCTCGGTACGCCTGAGCCTGCAAGCGCAACTGGCCGACAGCTATATCCGCCTGCGCGGCATCGACTGGCAAAACCAGTTGCTGGAACAGACCCGTGACGCCTACGCCAAAGCCCTGAACCTGACCGAAGGCTTGCACGGCGGCGGGATTGTCTCCGGGCTGGATGTGGCGCGGGCGCGTACGCAGTTGTCGACCGTCAAGTCGCAACTCACCCAACTGCAGGTGCAGCGCGCGGTGCTGGAGCATTCCATCGCAGCCATGCTCGGCGAATCCGCTTCCACCTACAGCGTGGCCGTCAACGTCGCGCCGATTGCCTTGCCGACGGTGCCGACCGGCGTGCCGTCCAGCCTGCTGCAACGTCGCCCGGACATCGCCGCCGCTGAGCGGCGTATCGCCTCGGCCAATGCACGTATCGGCGTGGCCAGGGCGGCGTGGTTCCCGCAGATCACCTTGAGCGCCCAGGGCGGTTATCAGAGTGACGAGTTTGCTCGCCTGCTCAGTGCGCCCAACCTGTTCTGGGCCATCGGCCCGTCGCTGGTCGGGACACTATTTGATGGCGGCGCGCGTCAGGCCCAGGTGGATATCGCCAAGGCCGCCACCGATGAAGCCGCGGCGAAATACCGTGGCGTGGTGTTGGGTGCGTTCGAGCAAGTCGAAGACAACCTGTCGCAGATCGCCGGCCTGGGCAGCGCGCTGGATGATCAGCGCGATGCTGCGGCAGCCGCGCAATACGCCGAAGACCTGTCGACCTCGCGTTACCGCCAGGGCGCCGTGGCCTATCTGGACGTGGTGACCGCCCAGGTGGCGGCGCTGGAAGCCAAACGCACAGTCTTGCAACTGCAAACCCAGCAATTGAGCGCTAATGTGGGCCTGATCAAGGCATTGGGCGGCGGATGGAACGTGGCTCAACTGGCCGCGTCGAACACTACTCAAACCAAGGAGCAGTAAATTCATGACTGACTATGTACCCCCGAAGGTGTGGACCTGGGAAACCGAAAGCGGCGGCACCTTCGCCAGCATCAACCGGCCCGTCGCCGGTGCGACCCATGACAAGGAGCTGCCGGTGGGCAAGCACCCCTTGCAGCTGTACTCACTGGCGACGCCCAACGGGCAGAAGGTCACCATCCTGCTCGAAGAACTGCTCGCCTTGGGCCACAGCGGCGCGGAATACGACGCCTGGCTGATCAAGATCGGCGACGGCGACCAGTTCGGCAGCGGCTTTGTGTCGGTGAACCCGAACTCGAAAATCCCGGCATTGCTGGACCGCAGCGGCGCTACGCCGATCCGGGTGTTCGAGTCCGGGGCGATTTTGCAGTACCTCGCAGAAAAATTCGGTGCGTTCTTTCCCACCGAACCTGCGGCGCGGGCCGAATGCCTGTCGTGGCTGTTCTGGCAGATGGGCAGCGCGCCTTACCTGGGCGGCGGTTTCGGGCACTTTTACGCGTATGCGCCGAGCAAGATGGAATATGCGATCAACCGCTTTGCCATGGAAACCAAGCGTCAGCTGGACGTGCTGGACCAGCGCCTGGCCGTCAGCCCATACATTGCCGGCGACGAATACACCATCGCCGACATCGCCATCTGGCCCTGGTACGGCGGGCTGGTCAAAGGCCGCTTGTATGGCGCAGCGGAGTTTCTTTCCGTGCACGAGTACACCCATGTACTGCGCTGGGCCGACGCCATCGAGGCGCGACCCGCCGTGCAGCGCGGGCGCCGGGTGAACCGGGTCTCGGGGGACGTTTCCGAGCAATTGCGTGAGCGTCACGACGCCCGCGACCTGGATTGAGCCCTCAACCTTTGCGCAATGGCACAAGGGAAGATTTGAAGAACTCGCCCAGGGTTTTGATGATGAGCTATACCTTAATCGGTTTGATGTTCCGCACACCGCCCTGAATTATTGATCAACAAGGAAGAGACACTATGAGCGATGTTCAACTGATCACCAGCGTCACCCCGCAAAGCCTGACCGAGCTGCTGCAGGCAGCCGGTTACCGCGTTAACCAGACCGAACAGAACGGCATCGTGCAACTGCTCAGCGCCAGCCAGGGCATCGGGTTTGCCGTGCGTTTCGGCAACCCCGCGGCGGAACAGGGCAGTTTCGTCGACTTCACTTACAGCTGCGCGCTGCGCGTACAGGGTGAGCTGCCCGAAGGCCTGGCCCAGGTGTGGAATGCTTCGCGTCGCTTTGCGCGGTTGTCGTTGCAGGGTGAGTTTTTGCTGATGGAAATGGACGTGGTGGTGGCTGGCGTCGGTGCGCCGCACCTGCGCAACCAACTGGAGTTGTGGGACCGCCTGCTGCAGGAGTTCATCGTGTACCTGCGTGACTACAGCCAGCATGCCGCGCAATTGCAAGCCCAGGCCGCCGCTGAGCCGGTGGGTGAAGCCGTGCCTGTGGCGTAAAAATGCTGTTTGTCGGCCCTGAGCGTCGCTGCAGGGCAGGGGGCGACCGGACGTTGATCCGGTCGCTACTCAGTGCCCCACCTGGCGTTGCAAAGCGCCCCGAAACGTAGCACTCAACGCCCGCAACGTCTCCCGCGAGCGCGCATCACTGATCCGGCTGTGCAACACCACCTCACTGACCGGCAAAACCGGCAGCCCAAACTGCTCGCCAACTTCCACAGCCCCCGCCGGCGCTACCCGGTGGGCGAGGGCGGCCACTCCCAGCCCTGCGCTGACCGCTGCACCCACCGCCATCACGCCGCCACCGACAAACACCTCGGTCCAGTCCACCTGCGCCTCATCCAGCGCCCGCGTAGCCAAATGCCGCACGCCACAAGGGGCTGCCATGGTCGCCATGCGCAAAGGCGTTCCCGGGCTGTGCTGCCAGGTCGGGGCGGCGAACCAGCCGAAGCGTTCCACGGCCAACACGTCCCCGTCCTGGCGGTCACCCTCGTTGCGCACGATCACCGCGTCCAGTTCGTTGCGGTCAAAGGCCGCGACCAGGTCCCGGGAAGAGGCGATGCGCACCTCGAGAATGACCATCGGGTCATACGCCGCCAGGCGGCTCAGCCAGTGCGGCAAGTCCGGGCCTGCCACATGGTCGCTGATGCCGATGACCAATCGTCTCGCCGCCTCAGCGCTCATATCGCCCAAGGCACGCTCATGGGCGTTGAGCAGCGCACGGGCGGCGGCGATGAATTGTTCGCCTCGGGGCGATAGCCGCACATGGCGGGGGGTGCGTTCCAGCAGGCGATAACCCAGGCGTTCTTCCAGGCGCTTGAGCTTCAGGCTGATGGCAGCCTGTGACGTATCCAGCGCCTCGGCCGCGCGGGTGAAACTGGCAAAGTCGGCGACCAGCACGAAGGCCTGCACCGTGTCGATATCCAGGGGTTTGAGTGCATCAGTCATTTCAATTCCTTATTGCACCTATATCGACTGATATCTTGTTGAAATCACCCGTCCTGCGCAAGCTGTAATCTCATCTTGCACGGGAGCTTTGCCATGTTCGCCAAACAGTATTCACACCGCCTGCCCGCCGATTACGACATGGGCGTGATTCGCCGTCGCGCTGCACAGCTTGGGCCGTTGTGGGATCACGCCGAAGGCTTGCTGTTCAAGGCGTTTATCGCCCGGGAAAGCGGGGGCAATGTGTATTCATCGGTGTACTTGTGGGCCGACCCGTTGCAGGCCGCCGACTTTCTGCTCGGTGAGCGTTTCCAAAAAGTACTCGACAGTTTTGGCCGCCCACACATCGAGAGCTGGCTGCCGCTGGATGTGCAACGGGGCCCGGCGCAGAACGCGTTGAGTTTGTACCGGGAGGAGTGGCCGCTGGAGCCGGGCGCGGACCGGGCCGCCGTGTTGGCCGAAGGGAAAATCCGCAATCGGCAACTGGCCGACAGCCGCGATACGTTTGCGGTGTTCCTGGCGCTGGATGTGCAGGCCTGGCGCCTGATCCGGATCACCTTGTCGGCCAACGCGCCGGACGCGCAGCACCCCGGCACGGGTTATCAGGTGTTGTACCTGGCCCGCCCGGGGATTTAGCGTTTTACGAGTTGAACCGTGCCTGTGGCTGGCTCAGTTTGCGCTCGGCCACCGCGCCGAACACCAGGCCGAGGGTGGTCCACAGCACCAGTTGAATGCCCAGCGATGCCACGCGGAACTTCCACAGCAGCACGGCGGAGAATTGCTCCGGCACTTCGTTGATCACCGGGAACAGGCTTCCGGCCACCGACACGATCACGATGTACAGCGCCACGCCAAGGATGGCGCCGGCCCAGACGCCGCGACGGGCGATCAGCTTGCGTGCGGCGTTGACTGCAATCACGGCGGCGGCCACCGACACCAGCAGCATCAGGAAGAACAGCCTGGTGCGCTGCGCGATGGTTTGCGGGTCGCCCACCGACGGCGGGTTGGCCGGGTATTTCAGGCCGGGGACCAGGATGATCGTCACAAAAGCGGCCAATGCCAGCAGCGCCGCCAGGCCGCGCGGGCCTACTTTGCCGATGCGGCCCAACGAGTAGGCGAACACCAGGGCGAAAATGCCGCCCAGGGACACGCTGTACACCACCACGCCGGTGAACAGGCCAAAGGTGCTTTGCACCTCGCGGCTCACCAGTTCTTCTTCCGGCGCATCGCCGTGCATCTGCGCCATCTGGTCTTCGAAGGCGATGGCCTTGTCGATCTGCGGCTCGCCAAAGGTCTTGGCGAAGCCAAACGCCAAGATGCCGGCGAGCAGGCCCACCAGCATTCCGCGTACGAGTAAATGCCCTGTCATGTCATGTCTCTCTTGAGGTCAGTGGCAGGGAAAACCCAGCAGGTGGCGGCCATCGTGCACGAACTCATGCACATACATGCCCTTGAACACGGCGGTGGCGCCTTGTTCGGCACCGACGAAGTAGATGGCCAGCAGCAACAGCAGGCCGCCGAAGATCGCCCAGGGCAGGATTTCGCCCAAGGGGATGGTCGGCACATAAACATCAGGGTTGGTTGCGGCGGTATTAGCCATGAAAACCTCCAGGGATGACGCGTCCCGAAATGGATAGCGAGAGGGCAGAAACAGGGTCTGGCTTACGGCTGTGAGGCCGAATACAGTGGCGCGACCGCGCCGGGTTTGCACCGGCTTCCTGTTTCATGTTCGTTGTAACATATTGAAACAACTTGGCGAGTCTACGCTGACTGCGCGCCGAAACAGAGTGAATTGTGATGCAAACGACCCGGTTGACACTCATTTGCCACGCTGTGACCCCTCAGCAGAAAAAGGGGAGTTTTCCTGATAACGAGTCCGTTGCTATGGATTGGCGAAACGCAGGGCTATCCCTTGCGAACCGTTACAAGAAAAACGCGCGCCTGTTGTGCGGGCCAGAAGCTCGCACTCGACAGACGGCGGGGATGTTCGGCACAAGTCCCATCGTCGAAAAAGACCTGCGTGATGGCGACTTTGGACGATGGAAAGGCAAGGACATCGACGAGATTGATCGCGCAGAATTGCTGGAATGGCTCACTGACAATGCCAGTGCGCCCCATGGCGGAGAATCTGTCGACCAAGTCTGTGCGCGGGTCGGCCGCTGGATGAAATGCCTCGAAACCCAACCCGGTCACGTGGTGGCCGTCACCCACCCCTTCGTGATCCGCGCCGCCATGCTGTACGTCATGAAATTTCCTGTCTCGATGTTCTACTTGATTGACGTCGAGCCGCTGTCAGCCACCGAACTGCGCTTCAACGACGTGTGGCGCCTGCGCCTGGAAACTCGCGCCTGAGCGCGCGAACATGGCAAAATCCACGCCCCGCAATGAGAGCAACCCATGAAACGCATCCTGATCATCGGCATCGGCGCCGGTAACCCTGACTACATCACGATGCAGGCCGTGAAGGCGCTGAACCGCACCGACGTGTTTTTCCTGATGGACAAGGGCCAGAGCAAGGACAAGCTGATCGACCTGCGCCGCGAGATCTGCGAGACCTACATCAGCGAGCCCGGCTACCGCTTCGTCGAGGCCGACTGCCCCGAGCGTGTGCGGGGAGACATTGATTACACCACCGCCGTGCAGGACCTGAACCGCGACAAGCAGCAGACCTTCGAGCGCATGATCAACGAGGAAATGGCCGACGGCGAAGTAGGCGCTTTCCTGGCTTGGGGCGACCCGGCGTTGTACGACAGCACCATTCGTATCCTGCAGGCGATTCTTGCCAGTGGCCGCGCCGAGTTCGAGTTTGAAGTGATCCCCGGCATCACCAGCGTGCAGGCCCTGGCCGCGCAGCACAAAGTGCCGCTGAACCGCATCGGCCGTTCCATCGAGATCACCACCGGGCGCCGTCTGGCGGCCGGGCAGGCGAGTGAGGCCGACACCCTGGTGGTCATGCTCGACGCCGAAGATTCCTACCGAACCGTGACCGATCAGGACATGGACATCTACTGGGGCGCCTACCTGGGCACGTCGGATGAAATTCTCATCAGCGGCAAGGTGAACGAAGTGGCTGACGAAATCCAGCGAGTGCGCAAGGCGGCACGCCTGGAAAATGGCTGGATCATGGACACTTACCTGCTGCGCAAACCCTGAGGTTATTTTCCATGCTCAAACTGTTTGCCCTGGCGCTAGCCCTCGTAGCTGGCGCTGCCCATGCTGATTCCGCATTGCACTCCGACTTGCCGCTGACTTATCTGGAACAAACCCAGGGCGATGCGCGCAACCAACCCCTGGTGATTTTTTTGCACGGGTTTGGCAGTAACGAGGACGACCTGTTTGGCATCAAGGATGAGCTGCCGTCGACCTGGACCTACCTGTCGGCGCGCGCGCCAATGCCGGTGGATTCGAATGGCTACCGCTGGTTCGCCAGAAAAGCCGGGGATGGCGATTACGACGGCGAAACGGCTGACCTGCAACGCAGTGCCAAGCTGATCGAAGCCTTCGTCACCCAGGCCACCGCCAAGTACCACACCCGACCTGATCGGGTGTTTCTGGTGGGGTTCAGCCAGGGCGCGATCATGTCGTACGAAGTCGGGCTGCGTCAGCCTGCGCTGGTGCGTGGCATTGCCGCGTTGAGTGGCAGCGTGCTGCCGGTACTCAAGGCCGAGCTCAAGCCGAAGGCGGGCTTGGACAAACTGGCGATTTTTATTGGCCACGGCACGCTGGACCAGGCGCTGCCGTATGCGTCGGCGACCCGGGCGAATGAAGTTCTGACGGGGTTGGGGTTAAAGCCGGAGTTTCATGGGTATATGGGCATGCCGCATACCGTGAGTGAGGCGGAAATACAGGACCTCAAGGCCTGGCTGGAAAAGAGCCTTAAGTAAACACGGTCAAAAAAATGTGGGAGCTGGCTTGCCTGCGATAGCGGTGTATCAGCCACCGCAGGGTTGACTGGTAAATCGCTATCGCAGGCAAGCCAGCTCCCACAGTAAATGTGTATCGCCAGCTGAATTGGGTTATTTGCCGCCGGTGATTTGCTTCACCAACTC from Pseudomonas tolaasii NCPPB 2192 includes the following:
- a CDS encoding histidine phosphatase family protein → MQTTRLTLICHAVTPQQKKGSFPDNESVAMDWRNAGLSLANRYKKNARLLCGPEARTRQTAGMFGTSPIVEKDLRDGDFGRWKGKDIDEIDRAELLEWLTDNASAPHGGESVDQVCARVGRWMKCLETQPGHVVAVTHPFVIRAAMLYVMKFPVSMFYLIDVEPLSATELRFNDVWRLRLETRA
- the cobF gene encoding precorrin-6A synthase (deacetylating); translated protein: MKRILIIGIGAGNPDYITMQAVKALNRTDVFFLMDKGQSKDKLIDLRREICETYISEPGYRFVEADCPERVRGDIDYTTAVQDLNRDKQQTFERMINEEMADGEVGAFLAWGDPALYDSTIRILQAILASGRAEFEFEVIPGITSVQALAAQHKVPLNRIGRSIEITTGRRLAAGQASEADTLVVMLDAEDSYRTVTDQDMDIYWGAYLGTSDEILISGKVNEVADEIQRVRKAARLENGWIMDTYLLRKP
- a CDS encoding alpha/beta hydrolase, with translation MLKLFALALALVAGAAHADSALHSDLPLTYLEQTQGDARNQPLVIFLHGFGSNEDDLFGIKDELPSTWTYLSARAPMPVDSNGYRWFARKAGDGDYDGETADLQRSAKLIEAFVTQATAKYHTRPDRVFLVGFSQGAIMSYEVGLRQPALVRGIAALSGSVLPVLKAELKPKAGLDKLAIFIGHGTLDQALPYASATRANEVLTGLGLKPEFHGYMGMPHTVSEAEIQDLKAWLEKSLK